In the genome of Cetobacterium ceti, one region contains:
- a CDS encoding tyrosine-type recombinase/integrase, with protein sequence MDIVIKEKGALSTQRRKKRSKEDRKSIFEIYRSKKTIKDYFFYLKDFLNYVYDGDNPIEGEELIQLMSEIEKEDVEDYLAHLLNERKMKKTSVNKIISGLKSLYKELEKHGYKNPVKHINHFKVSRDIENILKLSFEDIKEIIGKYKITNDKEYRNITILYTLFYTGMRSEELLNLQYKHILKRDGEYFLKLEKTKSGKEQYKPLHDFLVNKLNEYQDYVSNLYNIDFNDFEERYVFPSSFEKNKKLSYRALYTLIQNMGKLINKEISPHNVRHAIATELSLNGADLIEIRDFLGHADTKVTEVYINAKSIIQKRVLEKIPMPSMDEKNN encoded by the coding sequence ATGGATATTGTTATTAAGGAGAAGGGGGCCCTTAGTACCCAAAGGAGAAAAAAAAGAAGTAAAGAGGATAGGAAAAGTATTTTTGAAATATATCGTTCAAAGAAAACCATTAAGGATTATTTTTTCTATTTAAAAGATTTCTTAAATTATGTTTATGACGGGGACAATCCCATAGAGGGAGAGGAATTAATTCAGCTTATGTCAGAAATTGAAAAGGAAGATGTAGAGGATTATTTAGCTCATCTTTTAAATGAAAGGAAGATGAAGAAAACCTCTGTAAATAAAATAATATCTGGATTAAAGTCTTTATATAAGGAACTGGAAAAACATGGGTATAAAAATCCAGTTAAACATATAAATCATTTTAAGGTAAGTAGAGATATTGAAAATATTTTAAAGTTATCCTTTGAAGATATAAAAGAAATAATTGGAAAATATAAAATTACCAATGATAAGGAATATAGAAATATTACAATTTTATATACTCTTTTTTACACAGGAATGAGAAGTGAAGAGCTTTTGAATTTACAATATAAACATATTTTAAAAAGAGATGGAGAGTATTTTTTAAAACTTGAGAAAACAAAAAGTGGAAAGGAACAATATAAACCTTTACATGATTTTTTAGTTAATAAATTAAATGAATATCAAGATTATGTGAGCAATTTATATAATATAGATTTTAATGATTTCGAGGAGAGGTATGTGTTTCCTAGTTCCTTTGAAAAAAATAAAAAATTATCCTATAGAGCTTTATATACCCTTATTCAAAATATGGGAAAATTAATAAATAAAGAGATTAGTCCCCATAATGTAAGACATGCTATAGCTACAGAACTTTCCTTAAATGGAGCAGACCTAATAGAAATTAGGGATTTTTTAGGTCACGCAGATACAAAAGTTACAGAGGTATATATAAATGCCAAATCAATAATTCAAAAAAGAGTCCTAGAAAAAATTCCCATGCCATCAATGGATGAAAAAAATAATTAA
- a CDS encoding pseudouridine synthase produces MRLDKFLVECGVGSRKEVKDLVSKGEISVNGKIIKSSQIKLDLEKDEVIYNGNKLEYKEFRYYILYKIDGYITATEDPRDATVMELLPEWVVKKDLFPVGRLDKDTEGLLLFTNDGKLAHELTSPKKHVDKIYYVKLDSPIDEEQIKKLEEGVDIGGYITKPGKVQVISDNEIHLTIKEGKFHQVKKMMIGVGNKLNYLKRVKFGNLVLGNMEPKEVREIKREDII; encoded by the coding sequence ATGAGATTAGATAAATTTTTAGTAGAGTGTGGAGTAGGAAGTAGAAAAGAGGTTAAGGACTTAGTTTCTAAAGGAGAAATAAGTGTAAATGGTAAAATCATAAAATCTTCCCAAATAAAATTAGATTTAGAAAAGGATGAAGTTATATATAATGGAAATAAATTAGAATATAAGGAGTTTAGATATTATATTTTATATAAAATAGATGGATATATTACAGCTACTGAAGATCCAAGAGATGCAACTGTTATGGAACTTTTACCTGAATGGGTTGTAAAAAAAGATCTGTTCCCAGTGGGAAGACTTGATAAGGATACAGAGGGATTATTACTTTTTACCAATGATGGTAAATTAGCCCATGAGCTTACATCTCCTAAGAAACATGTGGATAAAATATATTATGTAAAATTAGATTCTCCAATAGATGAGGAACAAATAAAGAAACTAGAGGAGGGAGTAGATATAGGTGGATATATTACAAAACCTGGAAAAGTTCAAGTTATAAGTGATAATGAAATTCATTTAACAATTAAAGAGGGAAAATTCCACCAAGTTAAAAAAATGATGATAGGTGTGGGAAATAAACTTAATTATTTAAAAAGAGTTAAGTTCGGAAATTTAGTTCTTGGAAATATGGAACCTAAAGAGGTTAGGGAGATAAAAAGAGAGGATATAATCTAA